aggtaaagaactattttgtgtattcagacggacatacatacagacgcacgagtgatcctataagggttccgttttttccttttgaggtacggaaccctaaaaagatttatttttattttgtggaatggtgtcaatgtgatatcttaaatggattcagcaccccagatttatacgaaaacgataccaaacacggcctagcaccttcactgatatagatatatcaagataaaattgagagccctaaataaactttcaagagcggatatctcaaaaactattcaacatatcgaaaaaattgacggaataaacttgtaacaaattaaattacctttcattttgtataagtggccatgtcgctgagatgcatagtttccgagatataatcgaaaaacgggaaaatgggaccttcaaagccccctctctcccccccgctcaagggctacggccggggacttttgatatgttcacctcctaacttgtcaaaccgagttacggagtcaaaaattgtgttccgagcatttccctctacaacttttggagcattcgttgcctgacctaagtagcttattgaatttctttaaaaacttttctgtaaaaggttgacgggtgttgggtgtttatatggtttcggtcgattattatcatttgcattgcccatgatgacttactagaattacgagcacacgagacactaatagtagtttgacaaaccttggttttcaagaggtattttatattgacatttgctgtcacaaatttgctgtcagatttagtcgcaaaccgcacgcaaagtgcacacaaatgtgtcgacaccttgttacggaaaagtgtagacacggcgacgacactttgtttcgaaacaattctagacacattgtgtggactctgttacgacacatctgacatttagttaccactttgtgattctgcgactggaatggttatatgggtaggGTGTTTGCTACTTACAATAAGTAGCTGTCGATACGCCCAAAATTATCCATGAAAGCACGGTGTATATTACGTATGTGTAGGTTTGGTTAGGGTCAGGTCcagtaaataattgtattgcctacgtatttacgtatgccggacaggtactgtagttgcttaggtaaagtatataatggtgcggcctacgtatgtacgtatggcgACAGGTAAcctacttgatcaggtaaagtttataatggtgtggtctacgtatgtacgtatgccggacaggtactgtagttgcttaggtaaagtatataatggtgcggcctacgtatgtacgtatgccggacaggtaacgtacttgatcaggtaaagtttataatagtgtggtctacgtatgtacgtatgccggacaggtactgtagttgctcaggtaaagtacataatggtgcggcctacgtatatacgtatgccggacaggtactgtacttgctcaggtaaagtacataatggtgcggcctacgtatgtacgtatgccggacaggtaatgtacttgctcaggtaaagtatataatggtgcagcctacgtatgtacgtacgccggacaggtactgtactggCTCAGGTAtagtatataacggtgcggcctatgtatgtacgtatgctggacaggtaacgtacttgttcaggtaaagtatataatggtgcagcctacgtatttccgtatgccggacaggtaccgtacttgatcaggtaaagtatataatggtgcggcctacgtatatacgtatgccggacaggtactgtagttgctcaggtaaagtacataatggtgcggcctacgtatgtacgtatgccggacaggtaacgtacttgttcaggtaaagtatataatggtgcagcctacgtatttacgtatggcggacaggtaccgtacttgatcaggtaaagtatataatggtgcggcctacgtatatacgtatgccggacaggtactgtagttgctcaggtaaagtacataatggtgcggcctacgtatgtacgtatgccggacaggtaatgtacttgctcaggtgaagtatataatggtgcggcctacgtatgtacgtatgccggacaggtactgtaattgctcaggtaaagtacataatggtgcggcccacgtatgtacgtatgccggacaggtactatACTTGcgcaggtaaagtatataacggtgcggcctatgtatgtacgtatgccggacaggtaacgtacttgttcaggtaacgTATATAATcgtgcagcctacgtatttacgtatgccagtcaggtaccgtacttgatcaggtaaagtatataatggtgcggcctacgtatgtacgtatgccggacaggtactgtacttgctcaggtaatgtatataacggtgcggcctatgtatgtacgtatgccggacaggtaacgtacttgttcaggtaaagtatataatggtgcagcctacgtatttacgtatgccggacaggtaccgtacttgatcaagtaaagtatataatggtgcggcctacgtatgtacgtatgccggacaggtactgtacttgctcaagtaaagtatataacggtgcggcctacgtatgtacgtgtgccggacaggtactgtacttgttcaggtaaagtatataattgtgcggcctacatatgtacgtatgccggacaggtatcgtacttgatcaggtaaagtatataatggtgcggtctacatatgtacgtatgccggacaggtatcgtacttgatcaagtaaagtatataatggtgcggtctacgtatgtacgtatgccggacaggtaccgtacttgtttAGGTAAactatataatggtgcggcctacatatgtacgtatgccggagaggtaccgtacttgatcaggtaaagtatataatggtgcggtctacgtatgtacgtatgccggacaggtaccgtacttgttcaggtaaagtatataatggtgcggcctacatatgtacgtatgccggacaggtaccgtacttgatcaggtaaagtatataatggtgcggtctacgtatatacgtatgccggacaggtaacttACTGGCTCAGATCCAGTGTGTAATAGAACATCCTACGTACGATGATATGCCGGTGAGGTACCGTACTGATTCTGGTCCAGTATATAATGGAATATCCCACGTacgtagtacagtcgccatcagatatatcggggcggacgaggtggtcaaaaatgtctgaacacgcactgtaacaccttgacaataaaggcatgttcagatatttgtgagctcgctggccgctcagatatatctgatgacgactgtacTACATACGTGGGATATTCCATTATATACTGGACAAGAATCAGTACGGTACCTCACCGGCATATCTACGCTACGTACGTAGGATGTTCTATTATACACTGGATCTGAGCCAGTAAGTTACCTGTCAGGCATACGTTTAagtatacgtaggccgcaccattatatactttgccTGAGCAATTACGGTACCTGtcgatacatacatacataggccgcaccgttatatactttgcctgagcaagtacagtacctgtcacagtgtatgtacatacgtaaaacacaattattaagAGTTTGTGCGAAAAAACATGAGTCGTGGTAGGTAAAGGAACTAACTTGAAGGTTGATACTATCGTCATGTCAAAACTCATTTTTTTCGCTCATCAGACTCTAgcctcctgagtccctgaggcctttataaaggctttaatccaaatcgaattttagattaaaataaaataggtacctacaaggttccaaattcaaaactgcaaatatgACAAGCGGGACTCGGGAGGCTAGAACCCAAATCAGTACGACAACTGACCAGCATAAATATTATCTAGTGTAAGTATTAAGTATAATAggcaatattacgcaaaactgcgTGGGGGGCGCCACTAGAacaaacagtaaacaaacctcctcgatgcatcaatgtcatatttgttCGTAACAAATAATCTGTGAGAACTGGTCTAAAAACTGTTTACGGCATAGTATATTATAAGCTACTCTTATATGGTTTACAgtttgtgctagtgctgcactctggcggcagaacattgcagtaatactccctataccattataattatacaaagctACTATGTAGACCTATTAGGACACACGATAatagtacaataaatattatacggtACGGTACCTGGCCAACTTATCAACATACGTAGGatgacattttatttactgatcCTGAGCCATTATCGCACCTGTCCAGCCATGATATTCTCCTATCAACATCATTGACAACAAATTTTAGGTTTAATATCAATGCAAGTATGGATTTCGGAACGACGAGGTATTGGAGTTTTGGAACGACATTGCTTAGAGAATTACATGGCAGATTACGTAAACGTAGTTTTGCATGATTcttcaatttaataaagtaaaaaaccgcattaacttataattacttggagctttacaaatattaagtacctatttaagcaAACCTATTCAAGtacgatacaatttttttaggtaAAGGACTGCTAATTGAAGTGagctattagaaaaaaatatgcatttgaGTGTTTCCAATGTTTATGTCAatagaaatattacaaacaaactAACATAAACTAATCAGTTTGAAACTgtattattttacaacattttatgACAGATTATTGTTGaccattattttaatacctattacaaacaaaagtactatattaatactatgcttaAGATCAAGgcttattcccactagttaccaccacgttgttaccagtggtaactactgggatttttttccccaccttttaccaccaaACTAagatagtggtaactactgggtatttttttaatctcgaaTGTAAACGCTGCATACGTTGTCGTCAACGAAACTGTTTACCGTTTCGAAAAACTTGTAACTGCCATAGACTGTGTCTTTAAAATATACCAATCAACCGGAGCTTGCTATCCCGAAGAATGTAATGATCTGTGGGTTTTTATCCAATTGGGATTCTACAACATAAGAACACCATTTGATAGACGCTCACAGGTAGTGATCACTCTGTTGACTGATCTAGGACTCTAGTGACTAAAACAATAATGACATTCACTTGTTACTTCTgtaattgtaaattgtgttaCTATTATTTCTGATTTAAGACATGTTTTAAGGGTGTACATATGTTCCAAAAGAATAatagacaaatacaaaaaaatactgagtgtacgaatagtaacaaaaaatagtaaaatatcaaatgactgCATAGTCCACTTCTATTTGTATTGTTCTCTCTTCTCGATTATGTAGCTAATGGCATGTGCTTCTGATGACACTTGTTTGAAAAATCCGTCGCATATTTCCGCGCGAGAAAACTTCAGAGCCACTGCGCCTTTCCGTTTTCGAGCCGGCGATACGTTTCTGACATATGCCAGAAGCATAAGACAAACGTTCCTTACAGTCTCTGTGTCGTCATCTGAAACAATTGGCAatggttattttaaaaagtaacaaaaGATCATAAAATCGtataaaggccatagtcggcttTCCATAGTAAATCGGCCCTTGCGTTAAACAGactgtttttttgaagtgaaaacttctgtagcggcgctgggcactttttgaggtggggaaaaaatgataaactcaagacagcgtaaggcgatcacgtgaccgtaaggcgatcatgtgaccgtaaggtttagatggccactcatttagatggcatttaaatcaataaagaaaaactcaatgacataattcaataaagcgacATCTTGATgatatcgctaataaaagtgaactctagtactggtgaataaaactcaaaatatcatgaccaaatatattaagatgcgaggtctgcaaggtaactttacaatttctattcgaattttaaacaattaacgctataaatttgaatttcaaattttaaacaagctcaccaaCAACCTGCGACCAGCAATTTcgtaactaaagtttttcaatagaaaggaggatggatcaattatacatagtgctgcagacattttggactagtcattgagttttcacttctgtcggcactcccggagtgcaacctgttgttttttttatggctACCTCTTCTAGTGACGAATATTTATGctaagtatcaacatcctatttGTGACATTGTGACAGTTTTTcactttaaatgtttttttattgtcataaaaaatagaaaactaggacaaaattaaaagttcaatatttttttttgcgattgtTAAGTAGTGACACCCCTAGAGTTTTTTCGGATCGTATGGTTATGACCGACTGGTCTACTATTTGCCAGAACATCAAAATTTTCCGagtggtacttcctgtcaaaaatcagCAATATGTGTCGTCAGCAGCAAACCGACTTACTATAATTAAACATCAAAATTCCATTTcataacaaataaaatgataaaaattcatgtcgcggggcgaggtaatgagagtcggggcggggcggtgcgtggccgttctgtatgataatactattatttattctgtgataccggatagtaagtTTGCTTGATTTTGGGGTAAACAAATTGAATCTAAAACAGTCAcagtcataaataataaatacttagctCATTCTCTTTCAGTACTGCCAAGTATACATAGAAACAAGAGAAGCCACGCACAGAACAAGTTGTGTATAGGAATAAACCTGTCTCTAGTCCCCACCATTTAACTTTCtagtatgtttaaaatattcatagtacggattattgtaataaggataattgtacgttgacagacagacggacggacggacaatatagttatcctataagggtttagttgtttccttttgttttggggtaccctaaaaacaagttgaacataaaaataaatgttatattacactttttattttaataaatataacaaattgaACAACTTACGTGGCAGATCTGGTACGGGCCTGACTTTGGGCTCGGAGATGTTGCTCAGCGGTTGGTGTTAGAGCCAGTCCTATTTGGGAACAGCTGTGCTTTGCTGACCTGTTCACAAACAGTATAAACAATATAGTAGGGAATATAATAGTAGAGTAGGGGAGGAAAAATGCATCGGCAcatataatacgagtataactGTGCATTATATAAGTACCATTCATTCTAGTACATTCTTAGTTAAGTAAAGAGTAATAAAATagagtcattttattttatatagttatttctaCATAAACACAGTAGTCCATTTAGGTAAATTCAGTGTGTTTagctaagtaattttttttgttcatagaaatatctaattcaaattaaagttgtaaaggccagccacacttaccccacacccacacataaatatatccttatgtataagtagaatatgatagcTACCTTAGTGTCCCTAATTTCTTGCCCCATATTGAATGTCTTCTGGTAGGCGCCAAACATGTCATAAACGAGCACATCTCCGCTCTCCTGCACACACAGCAGCTGCTCCCCGTCCGACCAGCCCATGTGGACCAGGACTCCGCTGTTCCACTGCAAATATCACAGATGATGGTATGTTTCAAACTACAATGCCTGGGTCAAATCCTTGTAAAGGCATTTTTCATTTGTGTAATATGCTAATTGATTCAGATGTTTAAGCGTGAAAACAGACAGACTGAGAGTAGGTACCTCTTTAGCATTTCTAATATTATTTAGGGATTAAGGATCAGGGATATAAGAATACAAAGGTTAACAGGACACTTGAAAATGTGTGgttaacaacatttttaacttactgttaacaatatttttaaaagggaatttagatattaaataaattacttaccaAAATCTTTGATATAACATTCCCTACACAGTTGTAAATTGTTATGACAGGTTTGGCAGTGGTTGCAATCCTGCCAAACTGCTTCCGGTCCCGCACCACAGCAATAGGCACTCCGTACAGGGCTCCACTGATGATCATGTTGTCTAGGCCCTCATCCATGGACCAGTTCATGTTGTAAATTTCTAAACGCctgtaaaatattacttaaagaatttaaattgtaacaaaaaataaaaaaaaaccgggcaagtgcgagtcggactcgcgcacgaagggttccgtaccatacagcaaaaaaaacaacaaaaaaaaagcaaaaaaaaaacggtcacccatccaaatactgaccactcccgacgttgcttaactttggtcaaaaatcacgtttgttgtatgggagccccatttaaatctttattttattctgtttttagtatttgttgttatagcggcaacagaaatacatcatctgtgaaaatttcaactgtctagctatcacggttcgtgagatacagcctggtgacagacggacggacggacggacggacggacggacggacggacggacagcgaagtcttagtaatagggtcccgttttaccctttgggtacggaaccctaaaaatggtttcAGTCATGTAAAATAcatttgtagttattttttatatgtttcactattcttctctttccgaatagACTCTAAGCTAAATTTCATATCTAAAATGGCACCTATGGGATGGTGCTAAGGATATGGCAGTACTCCCTTTCTAATAGTAtattccctttctaatatatacttATTGTAAGTGTATGGTGGCAAGAAAGATGCCAGCTCAGTTGAgactttttacaatttaatcATTTCTGACAATGTTTATGCTAATTGTTAATAGCAAAGTATCAACCAAACAAGGTAGATAACCACCTGTCTGCTTATTATATTTTGGGCACCTGCTGcattagtataattttattaattcagtgtttttaagtatgaaaaattatGAAGATATAATCTAGAATGATTCCTATCcatccgcttttacatataaaacgctcacgccccgcccggaaaacgcgcctgtgtgacgaagcctttaatcagtcagttttttagggttccgtacccaaagggtaaaaaacgggactctgttactaagacttcgctgtccgtccgtccgtccgtctgtcaccaggctgtatctcatgaaccgcgatagctacacagttgaaattttcacaaatgatgtatctcagttgccgctataacaacaaatactaaaaataaaataaaataaatatttaagggatctttttgctctattttttttgatggtgcggaaccctccgtgcgcgagtccgactcgcatttggccggtttttaatcaTTTGCAAATTAGCAAATCACATTTCACGTCAAAATGGCCGCGACACATTCTTCCCCAGACAAGCCTACCATTTAAACTTATAAATGGATAATAGATTTGACGAACATCtttaatgaaaatgaatgattttagtatagaacaaaattaaataattattctgttaacaactattattttaatttaattacctatCACCAACCCATAGATATATATGTTCAGGCAATTACATATCATCAACTAGGTACTTACACAAACAAATAACACAGTAGGTACCTGTTGCTAACCGCCTCGTGATGGAAGCCGGCTCCAAAGGTGGTCAGGGGCAGAGCCCCCGCTCTTGTTGATGCTTCAATTTAATGTTCCGAGGTTCCTGGCACTTAATACACAGACACAGAACCGTCACAGATAGTCTTTTCacaattaaacaatttttaatacaCCGCCATAGCAAAAACGTGCCGACGCTCGTTTGTTTTCTCTTGCGACTGGTATCAGTGGTTTCCCTTTTCTTCCACGGTGTTGCCAACTCGGAATTTGAAAAAATACCAGACTTATGTCTAGATTCTAGATTATGCCAGAAATATGctagataattttgaaatgtgctaaaaaaatgctaaaacttATAGGTAATTGAAAAatgtagttatctgcctctttaagagtgatagagaggcagacaacgaaatttcgattttagtgTTTCTCGGTAGGCCCTTTGACTCGACCTGGGGGTAAGCTACCGCGAACAATTTCTATCGTTCGATcgtctatttgcctctctatcgctcttgcgtaTTATTCTAGCAAAAGAAAGGCAAATACACCGGGCCTGAGCGCTTTCCAATCCCCAATCCCACGAGTCATGGGTGGGATACGATTTATTCTAATCCGCTAGATTTGACATGAAATGCGTTATGTTGGCAACACTTGCCAAGGACACGCTTTCTAATAACGCATCTTTATTTAAGTACGCCAGCTACGTAAAAATACGTACCTTGACGCACCTACACCAAGACCAATCGCAAAACGCGTTCGACgtattgcctctctgtcgcacttgtaaattcgtacgtaagtgtgacagggaggcaacacatcgaacgtggttcacggtgcgaaaatagaaagatatagttcgtacattttatatttcgcgtaacagatttttaattatgtttagaTGGTTAAGGTTTGGACAGGACAATTTAGATTCattgtttagttattttaatcatagaatGACTGAATTGTATAGTCCTGGGAGAATATTAATTTATCGATTGACGAATCCATGATTTTATCGAGAGGTCGCAGTGGGATTAggcaatataattatatgtcaccgtaaaattgtaaacactcgtcagtcgtcagtttataatatcgctagttaaattataaacggacggtagggagattacaatctaacctaacctaacctacgttagattataaactaacgggttcacaatccTACGGTGTCATATCCAAGGAAAACGCcacaaatggggttggccgatcaaagtatttagcagatggcgccagcatagcttgccctgtagggaatgcaataaccggccgaacttcataaccagtttcggttacggttatgcccgaaaaataaccgaatatcggttagaatcggttacggttattttcaacaaaaaatgataaatttacaatgaagtcattaaaaaattacgaaaataaaggtacagtattagggaatgtgagtataagtcttcgtttttaataaaacacacaaaatactgtaaaagtaaaatatgaccttggacgtgatacaatattcaataaaaatttttcataaataaggtaaagggccccaagttcgtgttagtacgttatttcgttagttttgtttctggcgcaaataataaggaattcaaatattttttattcaaattatacatatgaaaaaaaaatgtattatttaatctcttcaataaaataataaccaatattttagtgattaaactgagagtaatacgacggtcgaaactgtcagacggccgcgagcagctgtgttgtatgcgtgcactttttttaggcgtaaggtgcgcgctctcacttgttaagcttataggaaggaaaagctaaacccattcgaataaaagtttttgggagtgtttctgtgggttccttagtaattgatttgataagaaaaaagactgaatatatgcatagaattaccttaaaattgaaaataaatcgactcacgaaatagcggtcattttatttttcgtgtgtctcctatttcgtgccactaacgaatcaaggtttttctagatacattatgagtgcttgtttttaaatataacatcgaataaaattaaaaaaataaattagaaaacaattaatgtatttcatcaAGTTTCGtttgagcgaaattcggtatacgtttttttcactagaattctcataaaacgagtttgaatgtgacccgagttaaaaattttaaggtatattccacgtatattctcatattaactactagcacaattttatttataattcaatttatttgatttatttttgtctatgtttatatttaacgtataagatagtacattttttttgtaaataattattatttgtatctccgttttaaaactctcgggtctttcgagcccggtcatttacaaaggcgtgcgtggggatatggatccaacacgtagaggccgtttggagaaaTTTGATTTCAtatagaacgcctgctggaacccattcacgggtacatcaatagatacccgtgaaccggtttcagtttaattattattattatatatttttaatttatatagttcggcttataatcaagtattaaagtacccatatggtttacaaagtcttaattcaaccattaaagtcgacgagtacaaaaaacttttagctagctctcaatttaacattaattttaaatattacttttaatttgaccttacaattactcgtaagtaggtaagaccgttaaatatttaaaatgattatcagcaaattatcaccaattactctaagaaaactttattccgaaacaggggacacgaattcacgaacttaggagctgacctaaatttgtatcacgaaatgggagccaaataagaggttcacgaaaaaattcgaaacaaagaactaatataacttactcaaaagctttcaaggtatatgcttagtaatatttaaaaaaaatatacaaactctcaagagccttaacctgccaaaacaggggccctttaccttaaaggaagtaaatttggtatattttcattattaaagtacacgaatgacaaaaaatatagtcacaggcgtcacaaccaaaaaaggcaggattttgtagtgATAAAAACATAGAATTTAAGTCTTTCCACTTGCAAACACAAATCCCATTCTTATCGAACCTAATATATATGCTGCCTCCTTTGCCCAATTTTTTCATCGAGATCGCAACGTTCCGGTAACATTAGTTTTTTTTGCCATTAAAATTTTTGCGAGCCCGACACTTATAAAAATTGTCCATGAAAATATGACGGCCCTTTTCTAAATATGACTGGAGAAGTTTAGCCACTACCTTGCCTGTATGGCCTTGCCCTCCAATTTCAATATCATTTTTCCCTCTGTACATATGAGATTGGAGGACAAGGCCACCAGGAGTGGCTAACACATACATTTTGATGCCATATTTGTGGCGTTTACCTTTAATATATTGGCGAATGCCACTCCGGCCTCTAGACAAAATTAAAGATTCGTCTATGCAGAGATTCTCCCCTGGGGTATATATTTGGGGGtatagcttgcgtgctagcgtcaggtgactgggtccttacgtactggcatgggctacgtaacatacgtagctgctacatgtataacagtagaccgcacacgtataatgaatcggcatatttactcattatggcgctgtctacgtattatacgtagcttgcgtgttagcgtcaggtgactggtccttacgtactggcgtgggctacgtaagatacgtagctgctacatgtataacagtagaccgcacacgtataacgaatatgcatatttactcatcatggcactgcctacgtattttacgtagcttgcgtgctagcatcaggtgactgggttcttacgtactggcatgggctacgtaagatacgtagc
Above is a window of Cydia splendana chromosome Z, ilCydSple1.2, whole genome shotgun sequence DNA encoding:
- the LOC134805167 gene encoding vacuolar protein sorting-associated protein 16 homolog encodes the protein MNWSMDEGLDNMIISGALYGVPIAVVRDRKQFGRIATTAKPVITIYNCVGNVISKILWNSGVLVHMGWSDGEQLLCVQESGDVLVYDMFGAYQKTFNMGQEIRDTKVSKAQLFPNRTGSNTNR